TGAACGCCCGTTCATGATCGGCCGGTGACGAGTCTCGGCGGGCCGCCGGGCCCTGTCAATGGACGTGCGCGCGGGCCCCGGGGGTCCCCGGGGAGGTGCGGCGGGGTCTGAGAGAGTGGGCCCATGAGCGCAGTGGACACGCGTACGAACCATGTGGTCGTCATCGGTGGCGGGATCTCGGGGCTGGCGGCGGCCCACCGGCTGTCGCGGGGCGGCGCGAGGGTCACGGTCCTGGAGGCGTCGGGCCGGCTCGGCGGCAAGCTCCTGGCGGGCGAGATCGCGGGCGTGCCGGTGGACCTCGGGGCCGAGTCGATGCTGGCGCGGCGGCCGGAGGCCGTCGACCTGGCCCGCGCGGTCGGCCTCGCCGACCGGCTCCAGCCGCCGGCCGCCACCACGGCGGCGCTGTGGACGCGCGGCGGCCTGCGGCCCATGCCCAAGGGCCATCTGATGGGCGTGCCCGGAGTGCTCGCCCCGCTGGCCGCCTCCGGGGTGCTCTCCGACGAGGGCCTCGCCCGGATCGCCCGGGACGAGGAGCTGCCGCACACGGAGACCGGTGAGGACGTCGCCGTCGGTGCCTACGTGGCGGAGCGGATGGGCCGCGAGGTCGTGGACCGGCTGGTCGAGCCGCTCCTGGGCGGCGTCTACGCGGGCGACGCCTACCGGATCTCGATGCGGGCGGCCGTCCCGAAGCTCTTCGAGGCGGCGCGCACCCACCGCTCGCTGGCCGAAGGCGTACGGGCCGTCCAGGCGCAGGCCGCCCGGGAGGCCGGCGACGACGGAGAGGCGCGGGCCGGGGCCGGCGCGGACCGGCCGGTCTTCATGGGCATCGCCGGTGGCATCGGGCGGCTGCCCCTCGCCGTCGCGGACGCCGTGCGCGCGGCCGGCGGGGAGATCCGTCCCGACACGCCGGTGGTGGCGGTGCGGCGCGAGGCCGACGGCTGGCGGATCGAGCTGGAGGCGGGGACGCTCACGGCGGACGCCGTCGTCCTCGCCACCCCCACGCACGAAGCGGCCCGCCTGTTGGGGTCGGTGTGCCGGCCGGCCGCCACCGAGCTGGCCGCCGTCGAGTACGCCTCCATGGCCCTGGTCACCCTGGCCTTCCGCCGCCCGGCAGTGGAAGGGCTCGCGCACGGCAGCGGCTTCCTCGTGCCGCCCGTCGACGGCCGCAAGATCAAGGCGTCCACCTTCTCCAGCAACAAGTGGCAGTGGAACGCGGACGCCGACCCGGATCTCTTCGTCCTGCGTACCTCGATCGGGCGGTTCGGTGACGAGGAGGATCTGGAGCGCGAGGACTCCGAGCTGGTATCGATGTCGCTCAAGGACCTCGGGGACGCGGTGGGCCTTGCGGCGACCCCCGTCGACACCCGTGTCACCCGCTGGCACGGCGGGCTGCCGCAGTACCCGGTGGGACATCTGGACCGGGTCGCCCGTATCCGCGAGCACGTCGCGGGCCTGCCGGGCCTGCGGGTCTGTGGCGCCGCCTACGACGGTGTGGGCATCCCGGCCTGCGTCTCCAGTGGTCACCGGGCCGCCGACGAGGTGCTGCGGACCCTGGCGGCGGGCGCCGAAGGCCGCGGGGGAGAATAGGGACATGACTGACGCCCCTCAGAAGAACCCGAACGCCGGCAAGAAGGCCAAGGACCTCAACGAGGTCATCCGCTACACCCTCTGGTCGGTGTTCAAGCTGCGTGACGTCCTGCCCCAGGACCGGGCGGGCTACGCCGACGAGGTGGAGGAGCTGTTCGCGCAGCTCGCCGAGAAGGACGTCACCGTGCGCGGTACGTACGACCTGTCGGGTCTGCGGGCCGATGCCGATGTGATGATCTGGTGGCACTCGGAGACCTCGGACGCCCTCCAGGACGCGTACAACCTCTTCCGCCGCACGAAGCTCGGCCGCGCGCTGGAGCCGGTGTGGTCGAACATGGCGCTGCACCGCCCCGCCGAGTTCAACAAGTCGCACATCCCGGCGTTCCTCGCGGACGAGACGCCGCGCGACTACGTCAGCGTCTACCCCTTCGTGCGCAGTTACGACTGGTACCTGCTGCCCGACGAGGACCGCCGCCGCATGCTCGCGGACCACGGCAAGATGGCGCGCGGCTACCCGGACGTGCGCGCCAACACCGTCGCCTCCTTCTCGCTCGGCGACTACGAGTGGATCCTGGCCTTCGAGGCCGACGAGCTGTACCGCATCGTCGACCTCATGCGTCACCTGCGCGCCTCGGAGGCGCGCATGCACGTCCGTGAAGAGGTGCCGTTCTACACCGGTCGCCGTAAGGCCGTCTCGGAGTTGGTCGCGGGTCTGGCGTAGCCGGTCGTGGTCGGGGGTCGGGCTGGGGGTCCGGGGGTCGTCCCCCGGGGGATGCGGCCCGGTCGCCGTAAGGCCGTCTCGGAGTTGGTCGCGGGTCTGGCGTAGCCGGTCGTGGTCGGGCGTTCGGCGGTCCGGCGTAGAGGGGCCCGGGCCGTCAGGTCCGGGTCGTGCCGGTCGTCGGCTGGGGCTCCGGGCGTGCCGCGCAGGAGGTGCGGCGCCCGGGGACCGCGCCGGTGAGCAGATAGCGCTCGGTGTGGCGGTTCACGCACGTGTTGGGGCCGCCCGCGATGCCGTGGGTGCCCGCGCCGCGCTCGGTGACCAGCGCCGAGCCCGGCAGCCTGCGCTGGAGTTCCAGCGCCCCCCGGTACGGCGTGGCCGCGTCCCGCTCGGCGGCCAGCAGCAGCGTGGGCGGCAGCGCGCCCTTCGCCACCCGGATCGGCAGCGGCTTCTGCTGGCGCACCTGCCAGAACGCGCACGGCAGGTTCATCCAGGCGTTGTCCCACGTCTCGAAGGGCGCGCGGCGGGCGAGCCGGGTGTTGTCCCGGTTCCAGACCGCCCAGGAGCGCGGCCAGGGCGCGTCGTTGCACTCGACGGAGGTGTAGACGGCGTTGCTGTTCTCCTCCGCCCGCGCGGCCTCGGGGGCGGGTGCGGCGAGCACGCGCAGCGGCTCGTCGTCGCCGCGCAGATACGCGGACAGGGCATTGGCTCCCCGCGCCCAGAAACTGTCGGCGTAGCCCATCTTGAGGAACGCCGACTGCAGCTGCCCCGGCCCGACCGTCCCGCCCGCGGGACGCCGGGCGAGCCGGGCCCGCGCCGTGTCGTACGAGGCCAGCACCTGCCGGGCGGTGCGGCCCAGGTGGTAGACGTCGTCGTGCCGGGCGGCCCAGCGCCGCCAGTCGCCCCAGCGCGTCTCGAACGCGGCGGACTGGTCGAGGTTGTTGCGGTACCAGACCTGACTGGTGCGGGGGTCGACCACACTGTCGAAGACCATGCGGCGCACGTGCCCGGGGAAGAGCGTGGCGTACAGCGCGCCGAAGTACGTGCCGTACGACGCCCCCATGTAGGAGAGCCGCTTCTCACCGAGCGCGGCGCGCAGCACATCGAGGTCACGGGCGTTGTTGAGGCTCGTGAAGTGCTGGAGGTCACTGCCCGCCTTCCGGGCGCACGAGCGCGCGTACGCCCGTGCCTGTGCGACGCGCTTCTTCTTGTAGGCGGCGGAGGGGTGCTTCGGCGCCAGCGTGGGGGCCTTGGCGAACCGCTTCGGGTCCATGCAGGACAGCGGCGCCGACCGGGCGACGCCGCGCGGCGCGTAGCCGACGAAGTCGTACGCCTGGGCGGTCGCGTGCCACTGCGCGAGGCCGGCGAGCAGCGGGAACCACATGCCGGAGCTGCCCGGCCCGCCCGGGTTGTAGACCAGGGAGCCCTGGCGCCGGTCGGGGGTGCCGGTGGCGGCCCCGCGGCTGACGGTGAGGCGGATCTGCTTGCCGTTGGGGCGGGCGTAGTCCAGCGGTACCGAGACCGTGCCGCACCGGATCGACTCCGGGAGCTGTTCGCCGGCCGGGCAGGCGCCGAACGCGATGCCCCGGGCGGCGGCCCGCTCGGCCGCGAGGGCCACGCCGCGCGCCTCGGCCCGGCCCCCCGGCGGGAGGGTGTGGCCGACGCCGTCGGCGGGGGTGGTGAGCCCGGTGAGGACCAGGGACCCGAGGATTCCGTACAGGGCTGCTGCTCTCACTGGCCATCCCTTCACGTCAATGCGACAAAAGGGATAATTGGTTCGGCAGTTGATGTTGTAAAGCACCACGGAGCAGTGTCGGTCGCATTGCGCCCGAAGAGGGGTGCCCCACGGCCGCCGTACGGGCCCGCCCCGGTGTGGGCGCCGGGGGCGCGGGCGAGGCCCCGCGATCGGGGGGACGTCGCGGGGCCTCACTCGGTTCAACGGGCGGGAAATTGGGTTGGTTCCCGCACTTCTGCGGCAGTATGGCGGATGGGGGTGGTAGGAGTGCGCGAGCGGCCGGGCGCGAAGAGGACCGGGGACGGTAAGAACTACGATCCGGAGCGGCTGTTCCTGCCGCCCGACGACGATCTCGCCCCGAACCGCCCGGGGGAGACGCTCCGCGCGCGGCTCGACGCGTCCGGCACCGGCCGGGCCCGGCTCGCCCTCGCCCGGCTGCTGGGGCGCAGGCCCGTGGAGGACGAGTGGCGCACGGCGCTGGCCGGTGAGCAGCTTGTCGGGACGGCGCTGGAGGAGCTGACGGCGGGCGGCTGGGAGGTGGTGCACTCCATCGTCCTGCCGGGCGACGCGATCATCGCCCATCTGCTGATCGGCCCCGGCGGGGTCTTCTGCGTCGGGGTGAAGCACGCCCGCAAGCGGCGGGTCCTGGTCGACGACACCCTGGTGCGGGTGGCCCGGGAGCGCCGGCCGCACCCGCACCTGCGCGACGCGCGACGGGACGCGGCGCGCTCGTCGCTGGTGCTGTCCCGGGGCTGCGGTTTCCCGGTGCGGGTACGGCCGGTGCTGGTGGTCGTCGGAGCCACGAGCGTGGAGGTACCGGCCGCCCTGGAGGACGTACGGGTCCTGCGGGAGCGGGAGATCCCCGAGCTCGGCACGCTGGGCGGAGTCCTGCGTCCCGACCGGGTGGCCCGCGTCCACACAGTGGCACGGAACCGCCGCGTCTGGCTGTGGGCGTGACGAGACGTCAGTAACGGCGAAGATCCGCCGGCAGGTCCTAGCGGACGCCGGCCGCCAGCAGCTGCCGCAGCAGTGCCTCGTCCATGGCGGTCAGCTCGCTGACGAAGCGGGTCAGCACGGCCTCCCGGTCCGGGCGGCCGTCGAGGACCTTGTGCATCCGGCGGGCGGCCAGCCCGCAGTCGTCGGTGACGGGGGCGTAGGCGTAGGCCCGGCCGCGGGGGGTGCGGGTGAGCACCTCCTTGGCGTGCAGCCGGGACAGGATCGTCACGACCGTGCTGTACGTCAGCTCGCCCGCGAGCCTGCTCTGGACCTCGCGGGGGGTCAGCGAGCCCTCGGCCCGCTGCAGCGCCGTGAGGACCTCGCCCTCCAGCGCCCCGTTCGCGCGGCGCCGGCCCTGACGGACCACGGTGGTAGGTGTGGCTGCTGACATGCCTGCGGCGTTCTCTCTGCTCGTCTTCCCGCCCGGTACGACCGGGATGTTCCTCGTCTACAGAAGTGTAAAGGCGTGGTGAGGCTGTTCCTGCCACCCTTTTCGGCCTTCCCGGCGGCGGATCCCCCCGGGCCAAGGGAGGGCGCGGGAGGACTGTGACGGAACCGGCATCCCGGGGATTTGACCCGGGTCGTAGGGTCGAGCGGTGTTCGAACGTCGAAATGGGGCGCACGCCCGGAACCACGCCGCCCCGGCCCGCCGCCGTCGGCCCGCCTCCCGCCTGCTCGGGCGGCTGCGCCCCGCCTACCCCCGCCCGGGGCGGCGGGGCTTCCGCCGGTGGGTGCCGTCGTGGCGGCAGAGCCTCGGCGCGGCCGCCGTCGTCATCGGCGCGTTCGCGGCCCTCGTCGGCGTCCTCTACGCGCGCACGGAGATACCCACCGACCTCAACGCCTTCGCCACCCAGCAGGACAACGTCTACTACTGGGCCGACGGCACCGAGATGGCCCGTACCGGCGAGGTCAACCGGCAGGACACCGCCCTGGAGAAGGTCCCCGAGAAGGTGCGCTGGGCCGCGCTGGCCGCCGAGAACGAGACCTTCTACTCCGACAGCGGCATCTCCGTCAGCGGCATCACCCGCGCCCTCACCAGGATGATCACGGGCGGGGAGACCCAGGGCGGGTCCACCATCACCCAGCAGTACGTGAAGAACGCCTACCTCAACCAGGAGCAGACCTTCACCCGCAAGATCACCGAGATGTTCATCGCCATCAAGCTGGACAACAAGATGACCAAGTCGGAGATCCTGGAGGGCTACCTCAACACCAGCTGGTACGGGCGCGGCACCTACGGCATCCAGCGCGCCGCCCACGCCTACTACGGCAAGGACGTCTCACAGCTCAACGCCAGCGAGGGCGCCGTGCTCGCCTCGCTGCTCAAGGGAGCCGCCCTCTACGACCCGGCGATCAGCCGCGCCAACCACGAGCGGGCCGTGGAGCGCTGGAACTGGATCCTCGACCGGATGGTCACCATCGGCAAGCTCTCCCCGAAGGAGCGGGCCGGGTACACCACCTTCCCCGAGCCCAAGGCCCCGCCCAAGCCGGCCGGGCTGAACGGGCAGACGGGCTATCTCGTGGAGACCGCCCGCGCCTACGTCAGCGCCCGCACCGAGGTCTCCGACGCCGACTTCGACCTCGGCGGCTACCAGATCCGCACCACGTTCGAGAAGCCGAAGGTCGAGGCACTCAAGAAGGCCGTGGCGGACGTCCGGGGCCGGCTCGACCCCGAGCGGCGCGAGGCCGACCGGAACGTCCGCATCGGCGCCGCCTCGGTCACCACCGACGGGCGCATCGTCGCCCTCATCGGCGGACCGGACTACCTCAAGCAGGGGTTCAACGACGCCAACTCCTCCGTCGTCCCGGCGGGCACCGCCTACGCCCCCTTCGTCTACGCGGCGGCCCTGCGCGACGGCGTCCAGCGCGAGCGCGGCAAGCCACGGGTGCGCGTGACCCCGGCCACCGTCTACGACGGCAACGACAAGGTGACGATCCGGACGCCCGAGGGCCCGTACTGGGACCGCTCCGGGAAGATCGTCAAGGCGCTCAACGAGGGCGGCAAGTCCTGGGGCAAGGTGTCGCTGCGGGATGCGGTGGTCAAGGGGATCAACGCCCCGATCATGCAGCTGGGCATGGACGTCGGCCTGGACCGGGTGGGTCGTACGTCCGTGGAGACGGGCCTGCTCGCCTCCAGCCTCGGCCCCCGGGTGCCCGCCTTCTCCCTCGGCACCACCACGCCCAGCGCCATCCGGATGGCCGGGGCCTACGCCACCTTCGCCGCCCGGGGCGCGCACAGCGAGCCGTACTCCGTCACCCGGCTCACCCGCAACGGCGACGCCGTCCCGGTGGAGAAGCCGACGGCCGAACGGGCCCTGCCCGCCTCCGTGGCCGCCTCCGTGGACGACGCCCTGCGCGACACGGTCCGGCGCGGCACCGCCGGAGCGGCACGGGCCGCCGGGGCCGATGTGGCGGGCAAGCCGGGCACCGGCCCGGACAACAAGTCGGCCTGGTTCGTCGGCTACCGCGGCACGCTCTCGACCGCCGTCTCGCTCTCCCGCATCGACCCCAAGAGCCAGGAGCTGCAGCCGCTGACCGGCCTCGGCGGCGCCGCGAAGTCCGCCACCGGCAGCCCGTACCCGATCGGCATCTGGACGGCGTACATGACCGAGCTGGGGAAGTGACGGCCGCGCCCCCCTGCGGGGGCGCGGGTCACTTGAGGAACGTCTGCCAGTTCGGCGCCTGCGCCGGGTCCAGGCCGCGCAGCTTCGCCAGCACCTTCGGGTCCTGCGCGTCCAGCCAGTCGGCGAGCTGCTTGAAGGACACGCACCGCACCCCGTCGCGCTTGCAGACCGACTTCACGACGTCCTCGACGGCCTTCATGTAGATGCCGCCGTTCCAGTCCTCGAAGTGGTTGCCGACGAACATCGGGGCCCGGCTGCCGTTGTAGACCCGCTCGAAGCCGTTGAGATAGCCGTCCCGCGTCAGCTTCCGCCACTCGGCGTATTTCGCCGGGTCGCCCTTGGTCTTGCCGCCGGACTGGTTGTAGAGGAAATTGAAGTCCATGGACAGGACCTGCTTCTCGCTCTTGGGGTACGGAAGCAGTTGCAGCGGGAAATTCCAGATGCCGTTGATCTGGGACGGCCAGAGCTGGAAGTCACCGGGCGAGCTGGCGTCGTAGCGCCAGCCGAAGGACTTCGCCGCCGTCAGGAGCGACTTCTGCCCCTCCAGGCAGGGGGCGCGGCCGCCCACCAGCTCCTTCTTGAAGTCGAAGGGCAGCGGCGGAAGGTCCTTGTAGCCCGTGTTCGTCTTCCAGTTCTGCACGAAGGAGTACGACTGCTCGATCTCGCTCTTCCACTCGGCCGGGCTCCATTCGCCGCCGCCCTTGGGGCCGCAGAAATGCCCGTTGAAGTGGGTGCCTATCTCATTGCCGTCCAGCCACGCACCACGCAGCTGCGAAATGGTGTCCTTGATGTGCTGGTCGGTGGCGTAGGAGATCGCCGCGTCCCCCGGCTTGTGCTGCGGCGGCTTGTACAGCGACGCCTTCGATTTCGGCAGCAGATACATCGAGCTGAGGAAGAACGTCATCTGCGCGTCGTTCGCCTTGGCGACCTTACGGAAGTGTGCGAACAGCTCGTCGTCGCCGGACAGCGCGCCGTCCCAGGAGAAGACCACGAACTG
The window above is part of the Streptomyces syringium genome. Proteins encoded here:
- a CDS encoding transglycosylase domain-containing protein, coding for MFERRNGAHARNHAAPARRRRPASRLLGRLRPAYPRPGRRGFRRWVPSWRQSLGAAAVVIGAFAALVGVLYARTEIPTDLNAFATQQDNVYYWADGTEMARTGEVNRQDTALEKVPEKVRWAALAAENETFYSDSGISVSGITRALTRMITGGETQGGSTITQQYVKNAYLNQEQTFTRKITEMFIAIKLDNKMTKSEILEGYLNTSWYGRGTYGIQRAAHAYYGKDVSQLNASEGAVLASLLKGAALYDPAISRANHERAVERWNWILDRMVTIGKLSPKERAGYTTFPEPKAPPKPAGLNGQTGYLVETARAYVSARTEVSDADFDLGGYQIRTTFEKPKVEALKKAVADVRGRLDPERREADRNVRIGAASVTTDGRIVALIGGPDYLKQGFNDANSSVVPAGTAYAPFVYAAALRDGVQRERGKPRVRVTPATVYDGNDKVTIRTPEGPYWDRSGKIVKALNEGGKSWGKVSLRDAVVKGINAPIMQLGMDVGLDRVGRTSVETGLLASSLGPRVPAFSLGTTTPSAIRMAGAYATFAARGAHSEPYSVTRLTRNGDAVPVEKPTAERALPASVAASVDDALRDTVRRGTAGAARAAGADVAGKPGTGPDNKSAWFVGYRGTLSTAVSLSRIDPKSQELQPLTGLGGAAKSATGSPYPIGIWTAYMTELGK
- a CDS encoding alpha/beta hydrolase, yielding MRAAALYGILGSLVLTGLTTPADGVGHTLPPGGRAEARGVALAAERAAARGIAFGACPAGEQLPESIRCGTVSVPLDYARPNGKQIRLTVSRGAATGTPDRRQGSLVYNPGGPGSSGMWFPLLAGLAQWHATAQAYDFVGYAPRGVARSAPLSCMDPKRFAKAPTLAPKHPSAAYKKKRVAQARAYARSCARKAGSDLQHFTSLNNARDLDVLRAALGEKRLSYMGASYGTYFGALYATLFPGHVRRMVFDSVVDPRTSQVWYRNNLDQSAAFETRWGDWRRWAARHDDVYHLGRTARQVLASYDTARARLARRPAGGTVGPGQLQSAFLKMGYADSFWARGANALSAYLRGDDEPLRVLAAPAPEAARAEENSNAVYTSVECNDAPWPRSWAVWNRDNTRLARRAPFETWDNAWMNLPCAFWQVRQQKPLPIRVAKGALPPTLLLAAERDAATPYRGALELQRRLPGSALVTERGAGTHGIAGGPNTCVNRHTERYLLTGAVPGRRTSCAARPEPQPTTGTTRT
- the hemQ gene encoding hydrogen peroxide-dependent heme synthase, translating into MTDAPQKNPNAGKKAKDLNEVIRYTLWSVFKLRDVLPQDRAGYADEVEELFAQLAEKDVTVRGTYDLSGLRADADVMIWWHSETSDALQDAYNLFRRTKLGRALEPVWSNMALHRPAEFNKSHIPAFLADETPRDYVSVYPFVRSYDWYLLPDEDRRRMLADHGKMARGYPDVRANTVASFSLGDYEWILAFEADELYRIVDLMRHLRASEARMHVREEVPFYTGRRKAVSELVAGLA
- a CDS encoding nuclease-related domain-containing protein, translating into MGVVGVRERPGAKRTGDGKNYDPERLFLPPDDDLAPNRPGETLRARLDASGTGRARLALARLLGRRPVEDEWRTALAGEQLVGTALEELTAGGWEVVHSIVLPGDAIIAHLLIGPGGVFCVGVKHARKRRVLVDDTLVRVARERRPHPHLRDARRDAARSSLVLSRGCGFPVRVRPVLVVVGATSVEVPAALEDVRVLREREIPELGTLGGVLRPDRVARVHTVARNRRVWLWA
- the hemG gene encoding protoporphyrinogen oxidase, with the translated sequence MSAVDTRTNHVVVIGGGISGLAAAHRLSRGGARVTVLEASGRLGGKLLAGEIAGVPVDLGAESMLARRPEAVDLARAVGLADRLQPPAATTAALWTRGGLRPMPKGHLMGVPGVLAPLAASGVLSDEGLARIARDEELPHTETGEDVAVGAYVAERMGREVVDRLVEPLLGGVYAGDAYRISMRAAVPKLFEAARTHRSLAEGVRAVQAQAAREAGDDGEARAGAGADRPVFMGIAGGIGRLPLAVADAVRAAGGEIRPDTPVVAVRREADGWRIELEAGTLTADAVVLATPTHEAARLLGSVCRPAATELAAVEYASMALVTLAFRRPAVEGLAHGSGFLVPPVDGRKIKASTFSSNKWQWNADADPDLFVLRTSIGRFGDEEDLEREDSELVSMSLKDLGDAVGLAATPVDTRVTRWHGGLPQYPVGHLDRVARIREHVAGLPGLRVCGAAYDGVGIPACVSSGHRAADEVLRTLAAGAEGRGGE
- a CDS encoding BlaI/MecI/CopY family transcriptional regulator yields the protein MSAATPTTVVRQGRRRANGALEGEVLTALQRAEGSLTPREVQSRLAGELTYSTVVTILSRLHAKEVLTRTPRGRAYAYAPVTDDCGLAARRMHKVLDGRPDREAVLTRFVSELTAMDEALLRQLLAAGVR